GCGTCCGGCTGCTGCAGTACGTCGTCCAGAACCTTGAAGATCATCGCCACGGCCTCGAAGCCCAGCCACTGGTACATGGCCGTCTCGGTCTTCGGGTGGTCGAGCCCGTCCTTGCCCTTCGACGGAATCAGGCGCTTGCCATAGGCACTCACATCGACCCCCGCGGGCACCCGGTCGACGAAGGCCTGGGACGAGGTGAACCCGCGGGTGAAACCAACGTCGAGGATGCCTTCGTAGCTGGTGGGGTCGAGGTCGATCGGCAGCTCGATGGTGGTGCCGGCCACCAGTTGGCCGTCGCTGGGCATGTGCATCATCCGCCCGCGGTAGACGAAGGTGCCTTGCGTGACCTCACGGGGCACGTGGACCCAGCGGAACTTCTGGAAGGGCGCTTGCAGCGAGGAAAACTTGCGCGTGCCATCGACGGCGTCGGGCGCGGGCTTGTCGTAGGCAAAGGCGATGCGGTTGAGCAGGGGCTTGAAGTCGGTGCTGCCGGGAAACCGGCATTCGATGGCGAACCCCACCAGGTCGGGGGGAGGGTTGTCGACATCGAAACCGATCAGGCACATGCGTTCGCCGCGCCACAGCTTCATGGTGAAACCGTCGAGCGTCTGGGTGTTGTAGAAATCGGCCATGGGGGCGCTCCTTGCGCGGGGGGACGAGTCAAGCCGGGGCTGGGTGTGTACAGCGTAGAACAGCGCGGCGGGCGGTGGCGGTTTTAGCACAGGCCGGGTCGCGGGGGCGGGTTGTGTTGCGCCCCGATGCTCTTATATGTTGCAAGCCCGACCCGTTCGACTCCTTGCAGAGAGACCCTCGATGAACCTCGCCACCCTGCTGTTGTTTCTTCCGGCCTGCTTCGCCCTGAACATGGCGCCCGGGCCCAACAACCTGTTGTCGGTGCGGAACGCGACGGCCTACGGTTTCCGCACCTCCTGCCTGGCGGGCACCGGGCGACTGGCCGCGTTCGCCTTGATGATCGCCCTGGCCTCGGCCGGGCTGGCGGTGGTGCTGCAAGCCTCGGAACTGCTGTTCTACGGGATCAAGATCCTGGGCGCGGCGTACCTGCTGTACCTGGCGTATCAGCTCTGGAGCGCCGACACCCAGGCCGCAGCCGAGAAAAACACCGCGCCCCTGGGGCTGGCCGCGCTGGCCCGGCAGGAGTTCCTGGTGGCCATCGGCAACCCCAAGGCGATCCTGATCTTCACCGCCTTCCTGCCGCAATTCGTCGACCCCACGGCTCCGGTCCCTGGCCAGTTCCTGGTGCTGGGCGCCTTGTTCCTGCTGCTGGAATGGATCGCCATCAGCGCCTACGCCTACATGGGCCTGCACATGCGCCGCTGGTTCGCCGAGCCGCGCGGCAAGAGGATCTTCAACCGTTGCTGCGCGGCGTTGCTGTCGGCGGCGGCTTCGGTGTTGTTGCTGGCGCGGCGGGCCTGATCCGGTGACCGACAACGCAGCGCGGGGCTGCCTCAGATCGAGCGCTGGTTGACGCGGGCACTGAGCTGTTCGGCGGTTTCCTTGCGCTCGGAGTAGCGATCGACCAGAACCGCCTGGTGATCGCGCAGCAGCAAGGTGAATTTCACCAGTTCCTCCATCACATCGACGACACGGTCATAAAAGGCCGAGGGTTTCATCCGGCCTGCATCGTCGAACTCCAGGTAGGCCTTGGGCACCGAGGATTGGTTGGGGATGGTGAACATGCGCATCCAGCGGCCAAGCACGCGCAGCTGGTTGACCACATTGAAGGATTGCGAGCCGCCGCACACTTGCATGACTGCGAGGGTCTTGCCCTG
This portion of the Pseudomonas sp. MRSN 12121 genome encodes:
- a CDS encoding LysE family translocator; the encoded protein is MNLATLLLFLPACFALNMAPGPNNLLSVRNATAYGFRTSCLAGTGRLAAFALMIALASAGLAVVLQASELLFYGIKILGAAYLLYLAYQLWSADTQAAAEKNTAPLGLAALARQEFLVAIGNPKAILIFTAFLPQFVDPTAPVPGQFLVLGALFLLLEWIAISAYAYMGLHMRRWFAEPRGKRIFNRCCAALLSAAASVLLLARRA